A stretch of Triticum aestivum cultivar Chinese Spring chromosome 1D, IWGSC CS RefSeq v2.1, whole genome shotgun sequence DNA encodes these proteins:
- the LOC123182581 gene encoding coilin — MATPPAPSPSPVRLRLVFDKTRLLRRAQRDLRRCWLLLRPELATVADLSAHVAARFRLHRSCPGGVVLTMDGFALPPFESTCIFRDKDIIRVQQKACKRMVHHDDVHCIEDPEKVEMRPLQTDDKILAIEYQIDSSKHQEEDVHCDHQPEENVTSNHNLENGHTSSKRKRKDEDAKIPESSRRKKQKKVKHIGCSKVDDICQDQGSHGSKESKPSTIGIEEKKADIQTECTIELDGKQKPDRCNKTELSCETEVAGQTTQIPKTSRSARRKKIKRQLRKQEKEKLKENVDCQESANAADCPSSSNHNDLPCPSSNENGPHLSHEAEEEESDASEDIVPVVVRPGHIRFEPAGEPNTSSAKEAQANFTWGGTMSKKKGQKWGMNSSNKKSADTGNLGKIVGSNTEVNHLVVDSRDEENVFSGASNQKVDEINHDLLAKEKSVAEEGKSTSEPLDFEALYPLTRLPVEGDLIAYRLVTLSSSWCPEISSYRVGKVLVYDLISLRIILLPVPEHPIITEEITCEDESDTMMVDTSPYKEDGSLEIEYSNLLDVRLVKGSEPVSADLSTPIRETGKEGKSPVGEPVALDENKGKVHSQNGTSVPALDKNKGKVHSQNGTSVPDGSKGPEAPPCPEAPPENTRDKAWEASSEVPNGKPDDEAEGNNGWGAWKQNASTSAWSYRAQRSTALGPTLALLRGNNGRGGGRGGGRGGGRGGKPNNRKYGK; from the exons ATGGCGACGCCGCCggcgccatcgccgtcgccggtCAGGCTCCGGCTCGTGTTCGACAAGACCCGCCTCCTCCGGCGGGCGCAGAGGGACCTCCGGCGCTGCTGGCTCCTCCTCCGGCCCGAGCTCGCCACCGTCGCCGACCTCTCCGCCCACGTGGCCGCCCGCTTCCGCCTCCACCGCTCCTGCCCCGGCGGCGTCGTCTTGACG ATGGATGGATTTGCCTTGCCGCCTTTCGAGTCGACCTGTATCTTCAGGGACAAGGATATCATAAG GGTTCAACAGAAAGCTTGCAAGAGAATGGTACACCATGACGATGTACACTGTATTGAAGATCCCGAGAAAGTAGAAATGCGGCCGCTTCAGACTGATGATAAAATCCTTGCAATTGAGTATCAAATTGACTCTAGTAAGCACCAAGAAGAAGATGTGCATTGTGATCATCAGCCTGAAGAAAATGTAACATCCAACCACAATCTAGAAAATGGGCATACAAGCTCCAAGAGGAAACGGAAAGATGAAGATGCAAAAATACCTGAGAGCTCAAG GAGAAAGAAACAGAAGAAGGTAAAACACATCGGGTGCAGCAAGGTAGATGATATTTGCCAAGATCAGGGTTCTCATGGTTCCAAAGAGTCGAAGCCGTCCACCATTGGTATTGAAGAAAAGAAGGCTGATATTCAAACTGAATGTACTATTGAGTTGGATGGAAAGCAAAAACCTGACAG GTGCAATAAGACCGAGTTGAGTTGCGAAACTGAGGTGGCTGGGCAGACAACTCAAATTCCTAAAACG AGTCGAAGTGCTCGTCGTAAGAAAATCAAAAGGCAACTTAGGAAGCAAGAGAAAGAAAAGCTGAAAGAG AATGTGGACTGCCAGGAATCAGCCAATGCTGCTGACTGTCCATCCTCAAGCAATCACAATGATCTTCCTTGCCCGTCAAGCAATGAGAATGGCCCTCACTTGAGCcatgaagcagaggaggaagaatcTGATGCATCAGAAGATATTGTTCCAGTTGTGGTTCGTCCTGGTCACATTCGCTTTGAGCCAGCAG GTGAACCAAATACGTCATCAGCGAAGGAAGCACAG GCAAATTTCACGTGGGGTGGAACCATGAGCAAAAAGAAGGGACAGAAGTGGGGAATGAACAGCTCAAACAAGAAAAGTGCTGATACCGGCAATCTTGGGAAAATAGTTGGAAGTAATACTGAAGTTAACCATCTTGTGGTAGATAGTAGGGATGAGGAAAATGTTTTTTCTGGGGCCAGTAATCAAAAGGTCGATGAGATCAATCATGATCTGTTAGCAAAGGAAAAATCTGTTGCTGAGGAAGGGAAGTCTACCAGCGAACCTTTGGACTTTGAAGCTCTGTACCCCCTAACACGTCTTCCAGTG GAGGGAGATCTGATTGCTTATCGATTGGTTACGCTGTCTTCCTCGTGGTGTCCGGAGATTTCTTCGTATCGG GTTGGTAAAGTTCTTGTGTATGATCTGATATCATTGCGCATCATTCTGTTACCTGTTCCGGAGCATCCAATCATCACGGAGGAAATTACATGCGAGGACGAGTCAGATACTATGATGGTGGATACGTCACCCTACAAGGAAGATGGCTCCTTGGAG ATCGAGTACTCCAACCTTCTCGATGTAAGACTAGTGAAGGGCAGCGAGCCGGTATCCGCAGACCTTAGCACTCCCATTAGAGAAACAGGGAAGGAAGGCAAATCACCGGTCGGAGAACCAGTCGCCTTGGACGAAAACAAGGGCAAAGTTCATAGCCAGAATGGAACCTCGGTGCCAGCCTTGGACAAAAACAAGGGCAAAGTTCATAGCCAGAATGGAACCTCGGTGCCAGATGGCAGTAAAGGCCCAGAAGCGCCACCATGCCCAGAAGCGCCGCCAG AAAACACGCGTGATAAGGCCTGGGAGGCAAGCAGCGAGGTCCCAAACGGCAAGCCTGATGATGAAGCCGAGGGGAACAATGGGTGGGGAGCTTGGAAACAGAACGCCAGCACCTCGGCGTGGTCGTATAGAGCGCAGAGAAGCACCGCCCTTGGTCCGACCCTCGCGCTTCTGAGAGGCAACAATGGCAGAGGAGGTGGCAGGGGAGGCGGTAGGGGAGGCGGCAGGGGAGGCAAACCCAACAACCGGAAGTACGGCAAGTGA
- the LOC123172575 gene encoding ethylene-response factor C3-like, whose amino-acid sequence MADPSSTCTPSSSSTSPRLTTGVVNFLARRAMTTHHRAAAAAAAAFPLHSPGSSTGSADSVPSTWSTCQHHAPATPPPLPFDTSDADEKLLLSMLSRHQGASAHGAAVEPLKQEATDAAVDAGRAFRGVRKRPWGKFAAEIRDSTRNGVRVWLGTFESPEAAALAYDQAAFAMRGGAAVLNFPADQVRRSLEGAGEDVRGRAHGVSPVLALKRRHSMRSRKATASSPCRKIAKSARGRPEGVAMELEDLGAEYLEELLGAADGMTASASGSWRSSNHSI is encoded by the coding sequence ATGGCCGATCCAAGCAGCACGTgcacgccttcttcttcttccacgtcGCCGCGGCTCACCACCGGCGTCGTCAACTTCTTGGCGCGCCGTGCCATGACCACGCACCAccgagcagcagcggcggcagcagcagcatttcCCCTCCACTCGCCGGGCTCCTCCACCGGCTCCGCCGACTCCGTGCCGTCTACGTGGAGCACCTGCCAGCACCACGCCCCGGCCACGCCGCCTCCGCTGCCGTTCGACACCAGCGACGCCGACGAGAAGCTCCTGCTCAGCATGCTCTCCCGGCACCAGGGCGCCTCCGCGCACGGGGCAGCGGTGGAGCCGCTGAAGCAGGAGGCCACCGACGCCGCGGTGGACGCCGGGCGCGCGTTCCGCGGCGTGCGGAAGCGGCCATGGGGCAAGTTCGCGGCGGAGATCCGGGACTCGACGCGGAACGGGGTCAGGGTGTGGCTGGGCACGTTCGAGAgcccggaggcggcggcgctcgccTACGACCAGGCGGCCTTCGCCATGCGCGGCGGCGCCGCCGTCCTCAACTTCCCCGCCGACCAGGTCCGCCGCTCGCTCGAGGGCGCGGGGGAAGACGTGCGCGGCCGCGCCCACGGGGTGTCGCCCGTGCTGGCGCTCAAGCGGCGGCACTCCATGCGGAGCCGAAAGGCCACGGCGTCGTCGCCGTGCCGCAAAATAGCCAAGTCCGCCCGTGGGCGGCCGGAGGGCGTGGCGATGGAGCTGGAGGACCTTGGCGCGGAGTACCTCGAGGAACTGCTCGGCGCCGCCGACGGCATGACGGCCTCGGCCTCCGGTTCATGGCGCTCGAGCAATCATTCCATCTGA